Below is a window of Scatophagus argus isolate fScaArg1 chromosome 24, fScaArg1.pri, whole genome shotgun sequence DNA.
TCAGCAGGTCAGTCAGTCCGCTTCATCCGCTCACCACAACTCGAGACAGGAACCGAAGCAGAACTCGAGACAGGACTCGGGTCGAGCCACATTAAAGGCTCTGAGTCCTTCTCCCGGATCTGGAAACAAATACTGACTTCTAATTTTCTTCTTGTTGAGGATAAACGGGCAGCTGGTGGCTCTGAAGGTGATTCGTATGAAGACTGAGGAGGGCGTCCCGTTCACCGCCATCCGAGAAGGTGatcaacgcacacacacacacacactgacttcgTACAGAGCATTGCCTGGTTGTCAcgttgtaagtgtgtgtgtgtgtgtgcgcagccTCTCTGCTTAAACGTCTGAAACACGCCAACATCGTCGTCCTCCATGACATCATCCACACCAGAGAGTCTCTGACCTTCGTCTTTGAATACGTGGTGAGAAACGTGAACGTGAATACCGAGTGCACACGTTTGTTGGGACACCTGATGAtgtgtgtcttcttcttcttcttcttcttcgtgtCGCTGCAGCAAACAGACCTGGCCCAGTACATGAGCCAACACCCTGGAGGACTACACTCACACAACGTCCGGGTTCGTCCGCACCACAAACCAATCAGCACAGACCAGCATGTAGCTGCTcacacatcacttcctgtgttcaTCAGAGCCATGAAGAAAGAATCCAGAATCCACAAACAATTCTGATCGGCTCATCACCATAACACACAGCTGCCGATTGATCACGTTGTTCACATGAAGCAGGGTTATTGATCTGttgaattttgaaaatgacTTCAGCTGGACTTTAACCGTCATCGTGTTGTTGTCGTAGCTCTTCATGTTCCAGCTGCTGCGAGCCCTCTGCTACATCCACAGCCGCAGGATCCTCCACAGAGACCTGAAGCCTCAGAACCTGCTCATCAGCTACCTGGGAGAGCTCAAGATGGCCGACTTCGGTCAGGGGAGCCGCCACAGTCTTTATCGATTGTCTctcattaataaaaaacagaaaactggtcAATAATCTGCTGAGAAGATAAAATGTGTATCAGTGGCAGTTAGCAGCTAAACTATTGCTATTCAGCACCAACCACCGACGGCTCGAAAGATGGCCgacacgtctccacttcctgtcactcACGACGTTTCAGCCCCTTTTAACAGCATCAAATAACTCAATCAgaccaaactgatcagaaaaatgaactgaatgacagaaaccatctttgttTATCTGTCGTGTACTTACAGATCAGCATGTCCGATTCCTCACGCCGTTCTCCTGCCGAGAGACGGTCCGTCAAGTTTCTGGCGGGTGGACAGACATTCAGCTCTTCTTTACTGCTGATTTTTATTGTGTTGGTACTGACTGATGGACCTCTGTGTCTGCTTCTGGGTTCAGGTCTGGCTCGCTCCAAGTCCATCCCCAGTCAGACCTTCTCGTCGGAGGTGGTGACGCTGTGGTACCGACCCCCCGACGTCCTGCTGGGATCCACAGATTACTCCACAGCTCTGGACATCTGGTCAGTCCTGGACACAAACGGAGCCCTCAGATCTTGCGGCACATTAAAATCCCGTCGCTTAAGAACTTTGAATTAACAACTTCAGGTCCTTCGTCTTGAAAAGAAAGTGAACGAAAACAACAGGCAGTTTGCCTTGAACGTATGGCTTTTAGTTCGATGTTTGTTGGATtaagttgtttgtgtgtgaatcagGGGAGCTGGTTGTATCTTCATCGAGATGCTGCAGGGGGCGCCGGCATTCCCTGGAGACTCTGATGTGTTTGAACAACTCCAGACAATCTGGACGGTGAGTCGACACAACAAACTCACAGATATGTGATTTACAGAAGGAACAGTCGTCTCTTTCATATTTGATGGTTTTAAACgcatcacttcctcctctgctggaCGACATTCAGTCACTGATGTCCAATCTGAAAACAGAAGGACAGCAAAGCGGGTCAGAGGAGACGACCGAGTGTTTCCCTCTTCTCAAAGGAAAaggacaataaaacaacaaaactggtTTTACTTCTGCTTGTGTTGAAGCAAAATTTGTTAATTtgataaaacaaaagcagagataAAGTTAATGTCAGCGTTTAGCGAACGATGACGTCCATCAGCTGCAGAGTGACAACTGGATTTCACGGACAAACTGTCCCTGCAGGTCCTGGGTGTCCCCTCTGAGGACAGCTGGCCTGGAGTCAGCCAGCTGCCCAACTATCGCCCAGGTCAGTCTACTccacccacttcctgtttctcttttcatttgccaCTGATCAAACTGTTTGCCTTATTATTGTGAGTTCatcatttacttatttattcttatttaatatattaaattatttatttaaaaatattctaGATCATCACTTTCTTACAATTAtttatgtgaaatataaaattgttatttttagatttatcaTTTCTTGTGAAGCAAAATgcagaataaattattttaaattgttcatttaatttttcaaattaatCTTTTGCTTTCCACTCATTCACCTGTCCAGTAGCTTCACATGTTTTCCACAGATTGTCGTGATttactgattgactgactgatcagTTTTCAGGGTGGCCCTCTGCAGCGtgtccaccagggggcgacATCACACCATAAACCGCTGAGCCTTTGACCTCACGCCTTCCACAGCTGAACGTTTCAGCGTTCAGATTACTGAGGAGACAAACGTGAATGTTGAAAATGCACTCACTGCTGTGTTAAACTATTTTCTCAGAAACCCGTCTGTGAAATTAATCTTTCGGAGTCAGAACAAAGCGAGAGTGAGCTCAGCAGCTGGATGTTAGTCATCACAGCTGGACTGTTTATTAGTCAGCTCCACCCTGCATGGACGGacctccacccacacacactcaggattCATCATCGCATTCTTGTACACGTTAGAACAGTTAAGGTCCGCAAGTGTTCaataaatcaaagaaaactgCTCCTCAGACTCAGGGCTCTGAAGTCCGTCATGAACCGATCTGATCTGTTCTCTTCACCATCTGTCCAGTCTTCTGGTCATCAcggttcatcctgaggggaacacgAACGTCTGAAGCACAGTTCAGGAACGAATGTCagttggttgtttgtttgctttctttcctcAGGGTGGTTTGTTCACCGCGAGCCGAAGCAGTTCAGGACCGTCTGGAAAAggtctgaaaaagaaaacaaagtttaatCACAGCCAAGCTGTTAGCGTGGATCAGGTCGGACCAGgtcactctgtctgtgtctctgtggatCAGGTTGAACCAGCTGCCCTACAAGACCGAGGATCTGGTCCAGCAGATGTTGAAGGGGGTCCCTGCAGACCGGATCTCAGCTCAGGACTCCCTGCAGCACCCGTACTTCAGCACGCTGCCTCCTCCCATCATGCACCTGCGAGACAGTGAGAACTTGCTTGCCAACATGCTAACAGAGCTACATGCTAACACAGCCTCAGTGTCCCACAAACCTCTGATCTCGCTGTGTCTGAGGGCCGCTTTGAGGATCTGCTTCCACGGATCAAACAAATGCTGTTCACATGAAGGATTTGggttttaaagctgcaccaaacaacatttatttaattaacatAAATCATGAAGGAAGAGGCTGAAATCTTTTCTCCTCaagtgaaatgacaaaaatatttttaaggaCTCGTTTTGAACTTGTTGGTTGCACATTCATAGATTTTACCCATTGAAATGTAGTTTGGTGCTGGAGCCACACACCTGTCCATCAGGTAAACACATTTCCAGATCCTTCAAATgcccaaaacaacacattttccaaACTTAGACACTACAAAAGCACAGgatgtttttatgattttaatttttgatgAATTTATTCCCTGATCGTGTATTtgagttttattatttctttatcgttatgatgcatttatttcatgaaaattaaatacagaaaatagcGATTCTGAACTGAAATGTTATATTTCTTGTTAAACAAATCTGACGTGTAAAAGTCCCCCAAATCGTTgattctcttcttctctctgattGACAGCGGTGTCCATTTTCAAGGTGCCGGGCGTTCGTCTGGAGACGGAGGTCAAAGACACCTTGAACCCGGGACGGCGGGTCAAACCGTCCCTGCTGTCCTCCACCAAGTGCTGGTGACCGGAAGTCAGACCGACCGCCATCAGACCGTCAACCTGACGCGACGAGCGCCGCAGAAGAAATCCGCTGCAAACCTTTGGCTCAGATTAGCTGCTAGCATGACGCCGAGTGCTGGCTGTCGCGTTGAAACTTGTCTCACGTAAATCTGATTTCATGGCTGCGTTTGTTGATTTGGATGCAAAACGTTCCCTTCAGGACGTCGGTCTCAGCAGGCTTCCTGTTAGCATTCGTtagcagtgctgcagcagatTCATGAGGATTTATTCCCCTGAAACACTCATGAATAACGAGCGAGtcttcatttgttgttgttctgcatGTTGACACGCTGACAAATAAAAGCTTGTCAGGTTTTGTCGTCTGTCCACATGTGAAGGTTAAACGAGtgttttcagcttcttcttgtTCATTAAAGTCTTCATCAGGACGATACAGCAAATCACTTGTCCCCTGAAGTTAAACCACATCATGTCCTCGGTGTATTCAGTGACTGAAATAAAGATTTACAATCAAGTcactttttaaaagtgtttttaaggTGTTTTAACTAAAACGCTGAATGATTCCAGAAGTTCTGCATGTGGGAgcaaaattttgaattttcctCTTGGCGGATTATTGATCTGGAGTGCAATCGCTCTTTGCAGATAATTTTGTAGATCTGCAACATCTGCTGTCTCACAGTGACGGCAGTCTGTTCTGGTCTCGGGTCTTCGACTGAACCGAGTGCAGCTGATTTATGACTCAGTTATCACCGTCAActgtttccttctgtgtggCTGAtgatcttctcctcctcttcctcacgaCACCTCAGCACCTGTCCAATCACCTCGCACTGTGAAAAACGGACACCGTCAACAGGGCAGGACTTTTTACAGTGtacatcaaatgttttgttgtggGATTAAAACTCCTCCAGGTGgatttttttgcagtgtagttcaaactgaaacacagcaggtgGGGGAGGGTCTCCATGGTGTGTTGGGGGTCTCTGGCTCAAATGCActacccccacctcctcctctttttagCCAGCAGAGACcagaaacccccccccccccccccccccccgtgaaACTGAGCCCTGATGAGGCCCATCAGGGGGCCAACATCAACACCGCGTCTCCTCCTCAGGAGTTTCTCGCACACGTTCTTCAGACGTTTTCCTGAATTTTGCTGACTGCTGGTCAGACTGGAGGTCgactttgtttgattttaacatttaaagtgAGAGCGGCTCAGCTGACTGCAGCTCCTGTTAAAACCTCGTCAAGTGAGTCACGAGAGGAACGTCGGGCCTTCAGTCTGCTCGAGGTCTTCACCACAAACCAAACCTGATCAGAGAACCACagattcacacaaacacaaaatgagatAAGAACAACAGATTTTATTAATGTGGGGCTGAGACACTGATTAAATGCTGTTTCTTCAAACATGCAGCTTtgatttgctcttttgttttgagGAGGCTTGTGGCACAAAGAAGAGCCAAAAACACATgatcaaatcaaaacagaaaaaactgtCACTCAAACCTTCagagaaacaagaggaaatatcaacatgaaacaaaagaggaagaaaaagtgaaaaatccaAGTAATCCACAAAAATCTCCTAAAATCCTACTGAGGTTTAAGAGCTCCAAGCGTTCATCTCGCGGTGTAATCCggcctcctgctgctccacctgAAGCCTCCCAGTTCAGCTCccagacacacagacctcaGACCGGCTGGACCAGTCGCTCGTCCTTCCCAGTGAGCTGGGAACCCCAGTCCCACAGCATCAGGGGACTTTCTGCTAACAGTGCTGACATTGCTAACACCACAGTCTGTCCGGCTCAGCGGCTTCGCTACACAAACACGAAATCATTGTGATTGGCTGCCGTACTGGAACAATTTCAGTTCAGACAGATGATGATCGGTGTGTTCAGGGACAATCTGTGAAAAGTACTATCCTCACTTTGTTACACTCAGCTGCCcaaacatgaaaagacaaaacgaCATCGGAGGAGACGTTAGCGTGTTTGTGGGCGTCCCTGTAAGCTAGTCAGTGGGACATGCTAACAGCTGGAGCTGGACTGTAACGTTATAAGGTGTTCCTCACACATTAGCTTGTGTTTTTTGggtttaaaaactaaaacacaaacacatgcgcaTAAGAAGCTTGACGTCGAGTTTTAATACAAACAAGaagcaacaacagcatcagCTAATAGCTAGCAGTTAGCAGTTTGTTGTTAGGCTGATATCTTCTGGTAGAACGCGATGTTCACATTAGTTAGCTCAGCTCTGCGATTTCATTTGATTCTTCTGTATATTGGATTACATTTAGCTCCAGTTCTCCATTTGCTTTGTGGTGTAGTTCATGTGGGCGTCTGAACTACTCCTGAATGCTGATGTTGATGTGCGaaggaacaaaaacataactttttttaaaaaagtttctTCTCATTTCACAAATTCTCAGAAAATTTTCTGTTTGCTcgtttgttttctgtttatctccAAGTTTGTTTGTCGGCAACTTCAAGCGACCGCGTTGTTGCGACTGAAACAACAAGCTCCAAAAACTCGTCCGACATgttcataaataaatcaattattTGTCTGATTCCTTTGATTGACAGGGAAGCAAACGTAGTTTTAAAGTGGAGGTTTGATTGATTGGAGAGATAAAAGGTGTCGGTGCAtatttaagtgtgtttgtgtttgacataCGTCTGAAGTCGTTTGATGAGAGAAAATTCATTCACGACACTTGAACAAATATgatcataaataaatcaaaatgcacAGCAGCCTTTGATATGTGCCCCCCCGAGAATCAGACAAGTTAATTCAATCTCAAAAACTCTTTTTGttcgttttttgtttgttgtctgtcagTGAAGTTTCATCACTGCGGATGTTATTCTGCGCCACAAAGCTAAAGTTTGTTTCAAACTTTAAGAcgtttttgtgtctgtttcaccACATAAAACAAAGTAGGAGGTGAAAACCAAACCGAGTCAGCTACAGAACCAGCCAATCAAGTCAAAGTTAGCTGTTAGCCTTAGTGGAAGCTAACGATGAAAGACATATTCAGTTTGGTTCCACACAACTAAATCAGAGTCTACTGCTAAagctaactaactaactaactagcTTAGCACAGTTAGCTGCTGTGTTAGTGTCTGAATTCACAAAATGTAAGCTGCCTGAAAATGCAATTAATGTCTCATGTTAATTAGCAAAATGAAGCTTCTGAACTAACAAGTTCAAATAATCAAAAGTAGCTACGGCATGTTTGACTTAAAGTTTGActtaaatatcacaatataatatatccatccatccattttctataccgcttatccatcagggtcgcgggggagctggagcccagCTAACATAATGATATcccatacacaaacacaaacacaattcatgtcaataaaataaaaaggcttACTGGGTCTGAGAGTCTTGTGAACATCATTAGTATCACACTGAAGTTGTGCTGCTGGTGTAAAAGTACCATGCAAGATTCCCATTCTTGTGACTCAGGTGCTGCAACACTTTTGCTTCTCtgactctgtggtggcatcagccatcttttatgctgtggtctgctgggcaggcagcacAAAAAGAGGCCGGacagactggtgaggagggccgcctcagtcctgggctgccccCTGGACTCGGTGGacgaggtgggtgacaggaggacgatagccaagctgtcgtccatgctggagaccccctcccaccccatgcaggacactctgacagcactgggcagctccttaagtgacagactgctccacccgctctgtgtggaggaggtaccgccgctccttcctgccccctgctgtcagactccacaacaagcacagctgatagactggatGTTTTAAAGCTGATGGATGTGTTGACATCACAATAACACATatgcaataatgggacaaatggtcacaccagatAATACATGTGTAATAGTAACTGTGCAATAATCCgtactcatgtaacactactacaaggatcagtacatacatactgtgcaataatcaatccatccactaatcataacttgagggactctagtgtgaacagtctttttcttttctgtactgtgtacagctgcaggtacttgtttcctgtgtatttattctttctgaatgctcatccttctcttatccctgcatgctttgcaccctccatatcctgtttgctgctgtaacactgtcatttcccagtcatgggactaataaaggattatcttatctaaTTTCAGAGAATTTTGAATGAATTCtggtttctgctgtttttcaggctaTCTGAACATCACAGCTGATCTGTGAATAGCAGGTAAATACAACACACATCCTGCATTagtaacacatacacacacacacacacctctccacAGGAACTCTGGGAAGTGAAGGAGACGCCGTAAAtcactgcagcatcacacaCTCCTCATTCGTCAGTGTTGTTTATGTGTCGTGTGTTTGATGTAACGTGACTGAACGAGACATACATGATTACAGAGTTTGTCCCTCGCCGGCCTCACGGTCCCGTTAGCCTCTTCTGTCCTGATCGGTTTCAGTGAAGTCACCAAGTCCTGCATTTGGGTCCTCCTCCTCGTGTTCCTGATGCTCTGCCGATAACGGTCTTGACGAGCACGACCCCCGGCCAATCGCATCACCGGAAACGCTGAGTCACCGCTCTACAGGAACCCAAGAGGGACAAaagagtttaaaatgaaatgcagaagtTCATGGATgcaccccctcacacacacacacaacctctaTGTGACTCGCCCTCTCACTGTGATTAGCTTCTGCCACTTCCTGCTGCTttctccccacacacacacacaccagagctgTTCACAATCAGCAGGCTGGACTGCcactaataattattttcactgaTTGATCCGTTCTggttcatcattttaaatactACAGTACAACTACTGCAGTTTTTCAGGgctcatgttttcatttcactgccCGTCACTTCATCAGCAGATCCATTCGCTGACCCGAGACGCATATGAAGGTGAACATACGAACATTTCAAACCTGAACGGTTTCTGTTTGCTGCCATCATGTGAGCTGCGTTCAGGCgcactctgctgcagcagctcagctgaCACACTGTTGTCCCTGAGACTAAATGTAATAAGAGGCTGATTGGGATCCACATGATGCTTACTGCTCACACTCCAGTCTTCACTCGCTCACAGACTCAATTCAGGGgacagtcgtggatcagcggttagggtgtcggaccacgaatttcgttggagtgagttccctccaatgacaaaatatgtcactttcatctttcatctttcagccAAAGTCGGCTCACTCAAGGATCCCGGGAACCTCTTCACGGCCCAGCTGAACCTCCAAGCACCTTCTCAAGGGCCCTGGTAAACACCTCAGGGATTCCCAAGGTCTTTCGGGAAACTTCTCAAGGATAGCTGGAAGCTCTCAAGTACCATGTGATCTCCTCAAGGATCCCTGGAACAACTGAAATGATGGCAGGAATCTCTTCAAAGTCTTCAGGAAATCTTCCAGCACCACcatttgaaatattcaaatgtattcaaataTTATTAATAGCAACTCTTAAATGCTACATTGGTTGTGTTATTGAATTCCAGGCCTGGGTCTTGcacagagtgagtgtgtttgtgtctccacCGTGACCTCTGACGTCTGCTGACCTCGAGGGGTTTTTAAAGGTGTGATATCTGAAGGTTGTGGCAGACGTTCCAGTCATGTCAGTAAAACACAGATTGACTTTTCCCACAAAGCTTTGCTGGGTGTGTTCACATGCAGACTGAGCGGTGGAGCTGGTTGAACTGGGTCTGGTCTGAGTCCAGCTGgactccctctgctgctgcagcggAGCAGAGTCTGGACTGGATTTAAAGGGTTAAAACTTTTTGCCCAAACAGATCTCAGCTCGACCCGCCTCcctctttgtcctctttttaccccctcttcttcttcttctccttcttttatctccactcttcttctctgctctgacCTGTGGGCGGAGCTCCTTTGTCCCCGCCGTCCCAGAGTGCATCTGGGCCCCCCTCCAGGCGGCTtgtcatgttaatgtgtgtgaatgggatGGTAATAGGATGTTAATATCATCTGCTCTTTAACATAGCTTCCACTGTGCAGGAATCCCCCTCTGGACCCTCCCGGACCCCCTTCACATGGTGGCTTTTCATCTGTAaaggttgttttatttcagtgggGGAGACGGGGGAGACGGGGGGGTGGTGAACCTCATCTTGAGGGCGTGGATCGTCTTTAAAGAACTGGTCTCAGAAGGCATTTGGATTCGTGTCACAGAGGGTGAAGCAGGTGAACGAATGAAACGCACCCTGTGAAGTGTGACGGCGAGAAGGATGAAGAGTTTTCGGTTTGTTGCATCAGATGTCAAACCAAAAACTTTGCAGGACGACacggagacagaaaaaagactgCAGAACTAGAAGTCACCAGTCAGAAGGAAAACATGGCAGATTTTCAGAATAAGAGAACTACTTTTTCTCGACTTACCAAAACTTTTTCTCTCCCAAATATTCAGGCAACAGACAAAGTGTGAATGTTGGAGATTATACTTAAGACCGCTCTGTCTGGAAAGTCCAGcgtttaattcattttttatcaGTCTGATGTAAACAGGGCAGCAGTgagcttcacaataaaaacctGAACGACTCAGCTGTTGATCAGGGTTACACCATCACCTTCCATCATCTCCATCAGATCAAACCTCACGCAAATCTTCTGTCTCGGCCTGTCAACACATTCATCATACAAACCAACACATGCAACAGTTGCATCACACACGAGCGCATCAGCAACACAACAGAAACGACCTCCATGGGAAACTCGCAGACGCATTAAGTGCGATCAAGAGTTCAGAGCAAACAATCCCGACTCCACCTCCGAGTCGAACATCAGACGGCTGCAGCCTTTGAGTTTACAGCACAGAAAGTTTTctgagagaacagaggagagatggGGGAGGGATAGGGGAGAGAGATGGGgaagggatgtgtgtgtgtgtgtggggggggggtggggggtcacATCTGGTTAACGTATCAGGAGGACAATGGATCCCATCCAGCCTGAACTGATACTCGATACAGCTGAGAGACTCTGCAGCTCGTTAGCCTGCTCATCTGCCAGCAGGTCAAACTGACTGCAGGTCAAAGTGGTTTTCTTTAAAGGATAAAGTCACTTTAAAACCACCAAACATCATGTTGTGAGGCAGGAAATGTTTCAGatgacataaaaaaagacagcaaatgtACTTTCAACATCAATCCTTGAGGACTGAAGAGATTCTCCTTTTACAAAGGCTAACAGGTTCAGATGTTTTTAGTTTCCCTTTGCTTCCACcatttgtgctaagctaagctaaacaagAATTCCAGTTCGAAACATGAGGCTCTTACCCAGCATGTTAGACTGTTCCTTTCCAGCTGTTACAGATGTGATTATTACCCCGACAACATCCACCCCTCAGGCAGCTCTGACATGAACCGGGCCCAGATTCAAACCCTCCCTCATGTTACCCAGAGAGGGGGGAGGACGGGGGAGACGAAGCccctcacctctgtctctggtTTTCTTCAACACCACTTTCTCAGGAATGTAagaggagatgaaaagatgaagtcGGGGGGGGAGGGGAGCTGAACACACGACTGCAGCAGAGATGTAAGAAcgatgacagaaacaaaacgaCGACCATTAAATATTGATCGATTTCCTTTCGTGCTTCTGAAAGACGTTTGTGGGAGCTCGACGTCGAAATATTCTCAGAATAAAGAAAGACGAGTCAGAAGATGGTTGAAGTGTTAGAAGCGAAGGCAGGCCGATATCTTTCAGTCAGAAGATGAATCTAAAGTTGAGCTGGTGTGcagtaaaaacagagaaattaacATTTGACACATAACAACATGCAGAATTTAAATAAGCTTTGTTTAGAGGACTgttgttaaacatttaaacatgaaacacagattTGTTCAGCTGCTCacatctctctttgtgtctttcacCCCTCACTTTAAACATCTTCTTCGTGTTTTCTGGCTCTCTTTTatcttctcttcctttccttgttgcttcttttctccccctctgctACAGTTTAAGCTCATATCAGTCAAACGTGTGAAGgtaaacagcagaagaagagtgGATGGAGGGCACAGTAACAGATGGTCCATTTGAAGCGTTCaggtcttttattttgaagaggtCTGGCCTAAAAAGGCGTCGCGGCgtcagctgtgttttgtttaaagctgctggGTGTTTATGCTCCGTTCACTTCACGTCTCTTCTCTCAGCTCTGAGGAACGTTGGAAACTCGTCTGTCGAATAAATAACGAAGGGATTCGGACTGTGGAAAAACTGTCAGAGTGAGACTCACACAAAACGTCGGTTTGAACGTCGTTCATCTGTCTCATCTGCATGATTCATGGTTTTACatgtttaaaattttgtttgatattctcaagtcttttttgtgtttcatcagaTCTTTTTTTTGAGTGAAACTGATTTAAAGCCTGTTTTCATGAGTGAAACCAGTTTCACACCCGCTCATTAAATACACTGAAGCAGAAACGTGTTTAATGTGTCCAATCAGCAGCTCATCTGTCAcaattttcactgtttcagcCGTAAACTCATCCCGATCTGCGCTGACTGAACTCACGGCCTTCCTGTAAACCTCCTCAGGGTGTGGTGGATCTGGTCCCGGATCAGATTTACGATCAGTGAGGGGTTGAAGTGATGAAAGTTTACCGCCAACAGCCGATGgagacaaaagataaaaaacaagTTCACTGTGAACAGAAAATCTATTGGAAAGACTTGGAATCAAAACTGATAGCAGTTTTCATCAACTTAACtcaattatttaaattataaataaaatttcagGATTCGTCAGATTGATGAAGCTTCATTAAATCTCGAGTCAACCAATCAGAAAGCTCCTGTTGTatctcagaaaaataaaacattaatgatGAAAACCCAGCAAACGATGTGAATTGATGAC
It encodes the following:
- the cdk15 gene encoding cyclin-dependent kinase 15 isoform X3; this encodes MEDLSRWVQEAGRWVRRCCCGEEEEDEEEKGKREAEEDEEKEEEEEEVKMEELRFRKSRSSTSLPSAESDSSPSGSQPHWFHTLQVRRLRVQRGRSNSDPLGGKDCEHHHTWKPALRFGAAHSYVSLEKLGEGAYASVYKGISRINGQLVALKVIRMKTEEGVPFTAIREASLLKRLKHANIVVLHDIIHTRESLTFVFEYVQTDLAQYMSQHPGGLHSHNVRLFMFQLLRALCYIHSRRILHRDLKPQNLLISYLGELKMADFGLARSKSIPSQTFSSEVVTLWYRPPDVLLGSTDYSTALDIWGAGCIFIEMLQGAPAFPGDSDVFEQLQTIWTVLGVPSEDSWPGVSQLPNYRPVFRVALCSVSTRGRHHTINR
- the cdk15 gene encoding cyclin-dependent kinase 15 isoform X2, coding for MEDLSRWVQEAGRWVRRCCCGEEEEDEEEKGKREAEEDEEKEEEEEEVKMEELRFRKSRSSTSLPSAESDSSPSGSQPHWFHTLQVRRLRVQRGRSNSDPLGGKDCEHHHTWKPALRFGAAHSYVSLEKLGEGAYASVYKGISRINGQLVALKVIRMKTEEGVPFTAIREASLLKRLKHANIVVLHDIIHTRESLTFVFEYVQTDLAQYMSQHPGGLHSHNVRLFMFQLLRALCYIHSRRILHRDLKPQNLLISYLGELKMADFGLARSKSIPSQTFSSEVVTLWYRPPDVLLGSTDYSTALDIWGAGCIFIEMLQGAPAFPGDSDVFEQLQTIWTVLGVPSEDSWPGVSQLPNYRPGWFVHREPKQFRTVWKRLNQLPYKTEDLVQQMLKGVPADRISAQDSLQHPYFSTLPPPIMHLRDTVSIFKVPGVRLETEVKDTLNPGRRVKPSLLSSTKCW
- the cdk15 gene encoding cyclin-dependent kinase 15 isoform X1, with protein sequence MEDLSRWVQEAGRWVRRCCCGEEEEDEEEKGKREAEEDEEKEEEEEEVKMEELRFRKSRSSTSLPSAESDSSPSGSQPHWFHTLQVRRLRVQRGRSNSDPLGGKDCEHHHTWKPALRFGAAHSYVSLEKLGEGAYASVYKGISRINGQLVALKVIRMKTEEGVPFTAIREASLLKRLKHANIVVLHDIIHTRESLTFVFEYVQTDLAQYMSQHPGGLHSHNVRLFMFQLLRALCYIHSRRILHRDLKPQNLLISYLGELKMADFGLARSKSIPSQTFSSEVVTLWYRPPDVLLGSTDYSTALDIWGAGCIFIEMLQGAPAFPGDSDVFEQLQTIWTVLGVPSEDSWPGVSQLPNYRPGWFVHREPKQFRTVWKRLNQLPYKTEDLVQQMLKGVPADRISAQDSLQHPYFSTLPPPIMHLRDSENLLANMLTELHANTASVSHKPLISLCLRAALRICFHGSNKCCSHEGFGF